The Methyloceanibacter stevinii sequence TTCGCCGTAGCGCTCACGGCGCTCCTGATCGGACCGGCTGCCGCCCAAGAATCCGCTCCGCAAGATGGCGCTGCCCAAAAGCCCGCTGCCCAAGTGGCCAAGCCTGCCCCCTCAGAGGCCTCCGCTCAGACGAAGCACCATGCGCTGTCCCTCGTCGGAGAGCCGAAATACCCCGCGGACTTCACCCATTTCGACTTCGTGAACCCGGATGCCCCGAAAGGCGGTCTTGTGCGCCTGCCCTCGATCGGCGGGTTCGACAGCCTCAATCCCGTTCTGTATCGCGGCGAGCAAGCGCCCGGCATCGGCTTCGTCAACGAGAGCCTTTTTGTCGACAGTATCGATGAGCCGTCGACGTCGTATGGACTGATCGCCGAGTGGGCGTCCTATCCGGACGACTATTCGTCCGTGACCTTCAAACTTCGCGACGAGGCACGCTGGCACGACGGCGAGCCGATTACGCCCGAGGACGTGATCTACAGTCTCAAGGTGAACAAGGAGGCCAATCCGCGGATGGGCCTCTACTACAAGAACGTGACCCGCGCGGAGAAGACAGGCGACAACGAGGTGACCTTCTACTTCGACAGCAAAGGCAACCGCGAACTGCCGATGATCATGGGGCAGCTCACCATCCTGCCGAAGCATTTTTGGACCGGCACCGACGAAAAGGGCGAGAAGCGCGACCCCATGAAGACCACGATGGAGCCGCCGCTCGGCTCGGGCCCCTACCGGGTCAAGTCGGTCAGCCCCGGCCGGTCGATCAGCTACGAGCGCGTCGACGACTATTGGGGCAAGGACCTGCCCGTGAACAAGGGCACGTGGAATTTCGACGAAATGCGCTTCGATTCCTATCGGGACATCACCGTCGCGTTCGAAAGCTTCAAAGCCGGAAATCTAGACTACTGGAACGAGTCGAGCTCGAAGAACTGGGCCATGGCCTACGACTTTCCCGCTGTCGAGAACGGCGAAATCAAGCGGGAAGAGGTTCGACTCGAACGCGGCATGCCCATGCAGGCTTTCGTGTTGAATCAGCGCCGTTCCAAATTCCAGGACCGGCGCGTACGCCAAGCGCTGAACCTGGCCTTCGATTTCGAGTGGACGAACAAGAACCTGTTCTTCGGCCAGTATGAGCGCGTCGACAGCTACTTCCAGAATTCGGAGTTAGCGTCGCCCAAGGCTCTGCCCGAAGGGCGTGAACTGGAGATCCTCGAGACGGTGCGCGACGAGGTTCCGGAGGAAGTCTTCACGACCGTGCACCAGAACCCGACCAACAACGACCAGACCGAGATGCGCAAGAATCTGCGCCAGGCCGTGATGCTGCTGCGCGAGGCGGGCTGGCAGGTGAAGGACGGGGCTCTCGTCAACACAAAGACCGGCGAGCAGATGAACATCGAGTTCCTGATCGTCTCGCCCCTGTTCGAGCGCATCATTCAGCCCTATCTG is a genomic window containing:
- a CDS encoding extracellular solute-binding protein, translated to MVFSRLTFAVALTALLIGPAAAQESAPQDGAAQKPAAQVAKPAPSEASAQTKHHALSLVGEPKYPADFTHFDFVNPDAPKGGLVRLPSIGGFDSLNPVLYRGEQAPGIGFVNESLFVDSIDEPSTSYGLIAEWASYPDDYSSVTFKLRDEARWHDGEPITPEDVIYSLKVNKEANPRMGLYYKNVTRAEKTGDNEVTFYFDSKGNRELPMIMGQLTILPKHFWTGTDEKGEKRDPMKTTMEPPLGSGPYRVKSVSPGRSISYERVDDYWGKDLPVNKGTWNFDEMRFDSYRDITVAFESFKAGNLDYWNESSSKNWAMAYDFPAVENGEIKREEVRLERGMPMQAFVLNQRRSKFQDRRVRQALNLAFDFEWTNKNLFFGQYERVDSYFQNSELASPKALPEGRELEILETVRDEVPEEVFTTVHQNPTNNDQTEMRKNLRQAVMLLREAGWQVKDGALVNTKTGEQMNIEFLIVSPLFERIIQPYLRNLNRLGIKGSIRLVDSAQYTRRLNNFDYDVIVGNFGQSESPGNEQRDYWGSEAAERDGSMNLIGIKDPAIDKLIDYIIFAKDREELVAATHALDRVLLWHDFVVPQWFSPYQRIAYRSHYGRPEKLPGLTPGFFQVWWDEKASAEPQASN